AAATACTTGCACGTTGTCTAACAACATGCTCCTtaagtggttcaaaaatagcgtcCACGTTTCTTGGATTTCATTGGCACAAGTAGCAATAGCTAGAGGAAATATACTTCCATtagcatctactgcaactgcgaTCAACAatttaatatcatactttccataaaCATGAGtgtcgtctatggatattaccggTCGGTAATAcaaaaaaccatcaattgctggtttaaatgcccAGAACACATATCTAAATATATGTTCTGATATTCtcggactctgctcaagcttccattcaacacaGTCCCGGAGTTAAAGTGATTAAAGTGTTGCAATGCGGCCACGTACCTGggtagagatgcaaatgacttatcacAGTTACCATAAACAATTTCAAACGCACGTTTGCGCCTGAGAAATACCTTTCTTTTGGTAACGGTACACTCATATTCCTGGTGGACagatgtaatacactctttaatcttgtaccttatggacgcttcaatgtgtggaatcaagacaagagaaatcaagttaACATCCAAGTTAAAGTGATTCCcactgaatgtgtccatttcacaattGTGAGTGCCAATGTATTTACCCACAACCcacatattttttttcttcttcctcgcACACAACATCCAATTACAACCTGTAAACCATCTACGACAAATAACCTTGTATACATCCGTAGGTGACTCACATACCATCATCTCACGACATTGTTTTATGCTTTACATCTTTACCGCCCTGCTTAGgcgcgctttatcaggaaaaagcatgccTTTTGACAACACTGTTGGTCTAgattcatcccacattgctgtccgaatTTTGCCAATATCCCTTGTTAGGGCATCCACATTTGACATACTTGGCAAATGATCAAGTTAGGGAATCTCCCTTGAAATAAATGGCACGTCGGACTCacacactcttggtctaacgggaggtggagcATGCTCCCTTGTCAAATCATGTTCAGCATtctcttcctcctcatcatcaccctcgtCAGGGAAGGGtatgtcatctccagactcatcggcattgtagtcataatcactattctcttcctgactctgcgcatctacCAGATCCCGATTAAATATATTATCTTCGGGCAATTGAGTAAGGACAGGACCATCAAGTTGCTCATATTTATTGCACAACCCACAAAATAATGAGTAACTCAAATTGGTCAAACTTTACATATAACTTTATATATTCATTTATAAATCATAATGTGTTGATATCCCATGATGTACATTATCTTGTTGATGATGACTCCCAGACGAACCAccatgatccaacacaccaaaactagGAATATTCCAACTGGCTGTtggttcataacttgtaaaattcatatctggtCGATACTCCCTGTgaaatatatgagtgttaatacaaaatcaatacacaaaaatatacatcGTAACACAAAGGAAAGTTGAAGTTAACCACTCGGCTTGTGGATTATGTAAAGTAGGGgagaaattatttcctcgctcctcattcgcccgtggagataagtttagatcaGGCCAAACTCTTTCAACCGGAACCTGTTCAgctaaaactgctccaaaataaccacccgatgattaAGGGATATCCCAAATTTGCGCAACCTTATTATTGCGAACATCTTCAGCCTTGACATACATTTTTAACAATTTTATCACAATAAATTTCCGGTATTCATCCGGAATCCTGAAAAAATCTCTCAAAGTTTTATCGTCTTTGATGTTAAACTCAACATAataagcaaccccttgcggagtgatAGAATACGAATATGTTCCGGTTACTTTAATATTCATCGAGCGTTTgttcacactcatttttttacataacaacgaatcgtactccattgtaagtggcaacttaacatgacactgtggagataaactataaCTTACTAAGTTATTCGCCACCCCAACCTCACCTCCCCCCTCCCCCAATATAATAAGACCCTAATTCTTTGCTCTTCAGACATTTTGACGAAATGTAAAACAACTTAACGAGGAAATATTTCACAAGACTCGAAGATATTTCTAAATGGATTATTACAAAATCGTTGACGTCTTTAGATAAGGTAAAAACCAATCTGGGGGGTCGAATTTTTTGAGGTATAGCGCCTTAAATAAGGGCGCAATACCCATctgaattattgttatgttagTTAAGCCCAGATCAATTATCGGTGGGCCCACATAATATGTATAGCGCGCTAATAAAGAACGTTATATATATAACGCCCTTTTAAAGGGCGCTATACTTAACTGGCCAAACGACCGTTAagatataacaccctttaaaagggcgttatatataaaaatgtcacTATATTTTTTCCCACACATTTTGGTTCTTTGAGTTTAAAAGAATCACATTTTAGTTCTGCACAAAGAAAAAGCACCTCCCCCCACCCACCCACCAAACAACCTCAAACCCTACCCACAAAAAGGGGgaaaaaaagtaaataaaacgAATACTATAAGAAGAAAAgatttaaaaaaacaaaagagaaatatattTGGGAAACTGAGAGGCTGTAACTCCCTCTTCAGTCTACAGTCCCTTCAACCTACGCTACTCCCGTTTCTCTAATTCTTCAACAATTTACTTCAAACCTTTTTCTTAATTTTCTTCCATTACCCTCACGATGAACAACAAGTGCTTTTTCCATCTCTATAATCTCCTTCATCAGATGCCTAATCACTTCTGGTTCatctttgtgtgtgtttgtttggaAGGATGCAGACATTGCTTGTGGCATAACAAGCCCATGCATCGACACAGTACTTCGTAATCACACCGTTTTGAGTAAAGGGGAACCCATTATAATTTTTCGTCCCAAATTCGCATACCTTCAAGCTTTGTAGAATGCGCTTCTCCCTCAATAATGTGCCCTCCGATTTTGAGATCAGTGTGTATATTAATAGGTTGATTTTCCAAGTTACAGAGAACACCATACCACTTGTCATCACTCAAGTCAGTGTAGCAACTTAGCATATTTTTTGCAAGGTAGGGATCGATAGTGTTAAGACATGATCCATGGGGATCTGTTGAACTACCTTCACCCTTTTGCCTCTTTTTAAATCACTTGTTAAATGTTAGTGGCATATTTTTAATGGATGTTGTAATATTTATTCAAAAGGTCAGTGAGATACATATGACTTGGTTCAGTTTAAGAAGCTTTATTATACCcgaaataataattaccacactAAGCATAGCGCGGTTACATACCACGTTACGTGTACTCTCTCGTCGACCTGATAAAGCTGTCATTCTGCAAAAGCTGTCTTCTGAAAAAGCTGTATTGTACCATAAAGAATCATTAGCACGTGAAGCATATCGCAGTTACATACCACGTTATATGTAttgccttgcctataaataactAGCGAATTTTAGTTATTATCTGCGCTTAACCAAAACAAATAACAACACTTTCCATAAAGCAGGGTTTTTCTTCATTAACAAATGTCAAAACGCATTTATGTACCAATATACTATTGTGGCAAATGTTGTATGGTGTCGGACTGTTGGGAGGATGGTTATGTTGGGCGCAGATACTGGATGTGTGTAAACAGGTTTGGAGGCAACAACGGAAATTATTGCAATTATCGTCCTCAATAATGTGCCCTGCAATTTTGAGAGATGTCAGGATGCAATATCTCCAAATACTCTCGAATAGTCGTCAACGGAAAACGACTGGTCCCAGCCAGTACATTCTCATCCTGTGGCCGGAAACCAGTGAGCTGCTACAACATGTCTAGGTACTACACACATGTCATCTCTCTCATGGCATGCGGTAGAGCAATGAGGTGTCCATTAACGGGCAGCCCATATGTAACCTCCACGTCTTacagtgtgatggtggcctcgctaATGGGCAAGTGGAATGTGTGCGTCTCCAGTCGCCACAGCTCTATCAGGGCCATGACCAAAGACCAATCGAGCTGGAGCCGCCCGATCTCCAAAATCCTATAGAAGCCCGTATCCAAGCAGGCGTTTGACTACATGGGGATGGAGAACTTTGCCCTTCAGAAAGTCCCACATATCGTCCACTCTCCTGAGGCGGAGAGTCTGGGCCAGTAACTCTCCCTCCCATATGTGGGCGGACCTATGATCGCCCTGTAACGACAGTAACTCATCGCTGGAAGGCCCGGGATGAATAGGCGACACCtccatgtcgtctactgtaaattaaacaacattaattaCATGTTAGTtctataattttatatgtttgtttgtaaattaaataattaatttttataattatacaatatttaattattatGTATTCACATAagagttccaggctcgatatttgaggcccactAGCACCAAGATATCATGAATTCTTGTATGTGTTAGTTTTCttattttacatgttagttttataaattttttttttgtaaattaaataattaatttttataattatacaatatttaattattatGTATTCACATaagggttccaggctcgatatttgaggcctagtagcaccaaGATATCCTGAATTCTTGTATGTGTTAGTTTTCttattttacatgttagttttataattttatatgtttgtttgtaaattaaataattaacttttataattatacaatatttaattattatGTATTCACATAAGGGTTCCAGGCtggatatttgaggcccagtagcaccaagatatCTTGAATTCTtgtatgtgttagttttattattttacatgttagttttataattgtatatgtttgtttgtaaattaaataattaatttttataattatacaatatttaattattatGTATTCACATAAGGGTTTCAAGcttgatatttgaggcccagtagcaccaagatatCCTAAATTCTTGTACGTGTTAGTTTTATGATTTTACAtattagttttataattttatatatttgtttgtaaattaaataattaatttttataattatacaatatttaattattaaatattcatatatgagttccaggctcgatatttgcgtcccagtagcaccaagatatCCGGAAAATATTGTTCTTTTCTCATGTTATTTTGTTACGATCGTTGACTATAATTGGATATAGTTTGTATTTGATCTATCACTTATTTTGACGTATTTTTTAGTATAAGAGATACTTAAACTACATGgatactacgctaaaaggcactatattttactatgctaaaaggcACTACTTTTTACTACGCCAAAAGGCACTacattttactatgctaaaaggcAATACATTTTACTACCCTAAAAGGGCACGATATTACtagtctttaagcaaataaataatataaatcaGATAAGAATAACAAATACATTTAATCAAAAAACATtcacaaaaatacataaacaACAGTAAAAAAAACTTATTAACATTTTTTTAACAAATAATAATGATTTctcaatttttacatatttttttagCACACTAATATCTATGTCCCGATAAAAATAACATACTAGTTTAATCACAAAAACACACAAAACAACATAGAACACATTTAAAATAACTAATATGCATTttttatacgagtttcgacaaaaactaaatcggaatacctcaatttatattttttgaaaagttgaagAAATGAAGATTTTAGTACGAAACGAGCAACCACAACGAGAGAAGGCCTTAAGTAGGATGTAGGACCAACACTCTTTATTTTTTGTAGGACGGTTGGAATCCACTCGTGTGTTTTTAGGTCGTTAACGGGGGTGGGGAGGGGGGGACCGCTGGATAGATTAAAAATTAGGGGAGGGGGAAGCTTCTGTTTGAACGTGGGGGAAGGGAAGGAGGCGAGTATTTGAAGATGAAAACGTGATTTATTAAGGCGCTTTATTAAACCACGCTTTATATCAAACGTCTAATCAGCTTCAGGTAAAACGCGCTTTAAAAATGCGTTCATATAGTTTGGTCAGTAAGTTTATTTTAcacttattttaattttttgagtCCAAAAAGATCGCAAATAGGTTCCGGACTAGCGGACTCCAACCCCCCTTTACccataaaaaatggaaaaaagtaaATACAACgaatactatactatactataagaagaaaaggaaaaaataaagaaaagagaaatatATTTGGGAAACTGTCAGGCTGTAACTCCCTCTACAGTCTACAGTCCCTTCAACCTACGCTACTCCCATTTCTCTAATTCTTCAACTATTTACTTCAAACCCTTTTCTTAATTTTTCTTCCATTACCCTCGCAATGTTTCTCTAATTATCAAAATAAAGATTTTGGATTTGGAACTCACATTCTTTACCTGATCTTGTTGAAGTGCACAGAATCCACCAAATACACCCCTTTTGAGGTTCTGCTGATTCTGTGGTAATAAtctttaaacttgaatctaattTTAAATTCTTGAAGTAATTCATGTTTTTAACTTCTACATACtttgcattttttttaatttaattaatgtAGTAATAATCCCTAAGCTTAAAGCTACTACATGATTAGTGTTTTTATGTTTCGAGTTTGTGAGTACTTTGCAGTTAGTTTTATTTATGTTAATTTTAACAATGTGGAATGTTTTCGTTTGTTCAATTAGAAGTGATTATATAAATGGGGGGAAATTGAGAAGTGAGATTATCGTTGACCCTTTGTTGGGGGTGGGTGGTAAAGATTAATTTTTTGTCTTTGGGTTTGGGCCggggtgggtgggtggggggggggaggggggagtaTGCCAGTGTGCTTTTGCTCAATGTTTTTTTTCTTGTTATAAATATTTGTAAAGAATAAACTATTTCCTGCTTATAGCAATTTGTTTTCTTTAAAATCCAAATTTTTAGCATATGTCTGGTTTAGCGGGCGGTTGTGATTATTAGAAACAAAATGTGGTGAAGTAGGAATGCAATAAGAATGATTTGAAGTTTTAGCGTTAAAACTTGAAGTTAAAGAAAATTAGGGGACTAATTTGACATAAACTCAACTGGTTTCTAACTATGCAAAACATATGGTCGAATTGAAATTGATAGTACAATGTTTGATTTGGGTGCAAAGAGGAAGGGTAGTAGGGCTGGCAGTAAAAGAGGAGGACTATGGATTGCTTTCCGTTATCGATAAGGAAGTGAAAGAGGTGGAGAAACAGAAGTAGACAAGTAAATTTATGAATTTTCTGATCTTTTGCATTCTCCTCTCCCCTTAGTGAAACCAAACATAGTATGAGTTGTGGAATCTGTTCCTAAATGCATTTATGGTGGTTCCTCTAGATTTAGGTTTGATTTGCGATTAGTTTGGAAAAAGTATATCCACGTctcaccacattcaaaataccgtTCATGTTCACATAAAAAAAGTAAGTAAAAGAAAAAGCACAGTAACGGACCTAACGGTGCTTGATGATGTTCTACTACTAGTAAATCAAGGGTGTGAAGCAAGTATTTTTATCTAGTTTGCTAAATCAATAGAGAAGTCTAGCCACAATCATTATTGGTTTTCCTAGGTCCTTTTGTGTTCGCCAATAAGCAGACTGTTGGAGCAGAGGGTACGATATCTGCTTTCGCTTGATAGAAATTGTTTAAGTAACTCCCTTCTGCCCGAAGTCGTCAAAAAATTACAACAGAATTTTTTTCCCTTGGAAGAGTAGCATTGGAGAAATGTCAGAGGAGGCTTAAATCACGTGACACCTAGGTCGTCTGACTCCTTATAAGTGATCTTTGGATCGACATGCTCATCCTCAGAATTCACAAGAAAAATGAGACAAAATTAACACCGAATGAATAGTattatcaaaggcgaaaagctCTAAAAAGCGTTGTAGATCTATTagggctttaagcgcaaagcgcACTTAAAAGTGTGGGCTTTAGTATAAAAAAAAGCACAACTATgggaaaaaataaaatacatatgtAATTCAAGAACAAAGTAACAAATTCATTTATAATGTTTTCCTTTACCTCTAGTACATTTATTTTCTGATTATATTTGTTCTTTTGTGCCAATTGATTCCCGATAAAACTCATGTGAAATGAGGCACATGTCTTAGTGACTTGCGTTACACTAAAGCGTAGCTTAAGCTAAGCGAAGCGCCCTCCATGAGCTTTTCTgagcttcagggcttaagcgcgcTTTAAATGAGCCTTTGACAACACATGACTTTGTTTTAGTGTCATATCTTATCAGATTGAAGAAGATTTGGTTTATATAAACTTGAGTAGGCTAGGTCTGATAATAGTATCTGTTCTATTCTCGATTATGGCTGCTATATAAATGTCCCTTCCAAACACCATGGAGGTGAAAAATCAAAATAATGTGAACCCAAATCCTAGATAAAAGTTGAACCATTGCTTTCTGGTGCATTTCCTACCTCTCACATGCTATTTCAGTATGTTCGCTATTATTGGTTAAGTGGTTAAATCGTTTCTCCTTTAAATCTAACATTATGAAGGCTCTAAATCACCGTCTCTATTTCTTTGATCACTTCAACACAATTTCAGGATAAGTGCATTCTATGGACGTCTTTGTCAAAGGACCACCTATGAAGTGATCCGGTGTGTGGTTTTTATTTAGAAACTTGGAAGCAATGGGAAGCAGTAAATTTCCAAAGCGTTACTTAATTGTATTTTTGACCTTCATCTGCACCTCAGTCTGCTACATAGAACGTGTGGGCTTTTCAATTGCGTATACTGCTGCTGCTGATGCTGTAGGAATAAATCAGACTAGCAAAGGTGTAATTCTTTCAACATTTTATTATGGTTATGCCTGTTCACAAGTACCTGGTGGCTGGGTAGCTCAAAAAATAGGGGGACGGCGTGTCCTCCTCTTTTCATTTGTGTTGTGGTCTCTAACCTGTGCTTTTGTACCCCTCGACCCAACTCGACCAATGATCCTAGTAATAGCCCGCTTGCTTGTTGGAGTGGCTCAAGGTTTCATTTTTCCATCTATTCACACAGTCCTTGCACAGTGGGTGCCACCACATGAAAGATCACGATCTGTTTCTTTTACAACTTCTGGAATGTACTTAGGTGCAGCTATGGGCATGCTTATGCTTCCTAGCCTGGTGAAATTTAGGGGTCCTCAATCTGTATTTCTTGCTGAAGCATTTTTAGGTGCAGTGTGGTCTTTAATCTGGTTCACTTATGCAACCGACCCACCTCGATCTGACCATCGAAAAGCAAGTGCTGCCGGCTTTGGAGAATCCTTACTTCCCATCAAAGGGAGTTCAAAGATGAAGGCGGAGAATGGAGTACATTCCAGTAAAATCCCTGGAATTCCATGGAAGCGTATCCTCGTTAGCTTACCGGTTTGGGCCATTGTCGTGAACAATTTCACCTTTCATTATGCTCTTTATGTGCTCATGAACTGGCTTCCGACATACTTTGAATTGGGTCTCCAGCTCAGCCTTCAAGAAATGGGTTCTTCTAAAATGATGCCATACTTTAACATgtttatattttcaaatattggtGGGGTGATTGCGGATCACCTTGTCACCAAGAAAATCCTGTCTATTACTAAAACCAGAAAAGTTTTGAACACAGTGGGTTTCATGGTTGCTTCTGTTGCATTGATGGCTCTTCCATTGTTCAGAACATCTGGAGGCGCTTTGTTTTGTTCCTCTGTGGCCCTTGGTTTCTTGGCATTAGGAAGAGCTGGGTTTGCAGTTAACCACATGGACATTGCTCCTAGATATGCTGGAATTGTTATGGGAGTTTCAAATACAGCTGGTACATTAGCTGGAATTGTTGGGGTTGACCTCACTGGTCGACTACTAGAAGCTGCTAAAGCCGCTGAATTGGATCTTACTAGTCCAGATAGCTGGAGAGTCGTATTTCTCATCCCAGGGGTGCTTTGCATATTTAGTTCTTTTGTTTTCCTAGTGTTGTCCACCGGGGAAAGAATTTTTGACTAAAGTGTTTGTTAATATACAGTGGTTTATCTGTGTAACTATATTTTTGGAGAAGCATTTCTAGGAAGAATATAGCATAGTTTAGGCTCTACAGTTCAAATTGGAAAGTTCCTGGAAATGGCTGCTGGTCATTGGGGCCATTAATACATTCTTCAATCTGAATTCTTTCTATCCTGCTCATTACTTAAGAAAGATATTTATACAAAGATCAAAAGGTTCTATCAGCAATTGCGACTTAATTGACAGATTTTTCTAGGACAGAGATATGTTGCTTCTTGGTCCAGCTGTTTCCGTTAAATATCCTGGTTGCTTTTTGGAGCTTTAACAAGCTTAGGTTTTGATTATCTATACTTTGAATTGTCAACCAAGGTGTTCCATGGTGGTAGCAGACGTTTCCTCGGAAAAAAAAGGTGTTTAATCTGAACATAAGCATATAGGAAATAAATGGTAGAAAATATTTCATGTATCATGGTTCCATAACTTGATAGTCAGCTATAAATGTTCTTTTAGTTAACTCTTGTATCTTAGTTGGTATCAGTGCTTGATGAGCTGAGCTCTTCTTCTGAGACAAAAAGCTAGAATTCTTTACTCACTATTATTCAAATTTTGCTTCTCAAACTATAGTTTCTTTCACCAAAATCAGAAATATGTTCATTCTTAGTTGAACAGTTATGTTTTGCTAGTTCAGTTTCAAGTTTTACAGATTATTAGGGAGCACTGTCAAGATGCAATGTACTGTCTAAGGCGCAAGTGCACATCCCAAGTGTTCAATTTCTATCTGGTactcttgtttttccttttacaTAATGACGATCTATCTGGTATTCTTTATCTGCTGCATTTGGTTCTGGAAACAATGATAGCAACCACCATGTGTGGATATTGTTACATGTGCATATAGTTGTGTCTAGTTCATCTTTTAACTGATTAGGTATGGTAGCTAACTAAGATTCAAATTTCCTTGTTGGAAAGTCTTTTTTAATTCTGAAGCTACTGCAGTCTCTTTTCGTCGTTCTAAAAGATCTTGTGATGATTTCATTTGTGTAATCTTTAGAAGAAGAAAGACGCTCAAACCCCCACTTCTGCTAGGCTTGAAAGCTCATAAAGTTGTGCTGACTGCTGACT
The Nicotiana sylvestris chromosome 11, ASM39365v2, whole genome shotgun sequence DNA segment above includes these coding regions:
- the LOC104223506 gene encoding probable anion transporter 5, with amino-acid sequence MGSSKFPKRYLIVFLTFICTSVCYIERVGFSIAYTAAADAVGINQTSKGVILSTFYYGYACSQVPGGWVAQKIGGRRVLLFSFVLWSLTCAFVPLDPTRPMILVIARLLVGVAQGFIFPSIHTVLAQWVPPHERSRSVSFTTSGMYLGAAMGMLMLPSLVKFRGPQSVFLAEAFLGAVWSLIWFTYATDPPRSDHRKASAAGFGESLLPIKGSSKMKAENGVHSSKIPGIPWKRILVSLPVWAIVVNNFTFHYALYVLMNWLPTYFELGLQLSLQEMGSSKMMPYFNMFIFSNIGGVIADHLVTKKILSITKTRKVLNTVGFMVASVALMALPLFRTSGGALFCSSVALGFLALGRAGFAVNHMDIAPRYAGIVMGVSNTAGTLAGIVGVDLTGRLLEAAKAAELDLTSPDSWRVVFLIPGVLCIFSSFVFLVLSTGERIFD